In Xiphophorus maculatus strain JP 163 A chromosome 9, X_maculatus-5.0-male, whole genome shotgun sequence, the genomic window ggctctgtttctttttcagaggttttcatgtcgtttctttcagtagttcttggtttttgtttgtgaaaataatgaaaaacatcaaaGGTTTTCCTCTTACTTCAGTTagatactttgtgttggtttttcacataaaatgaaaatctcTTGTTGtcatgtgaaaaagtgtttgagAAGGGTAAATACTTTTCTAAGTTCATAaagaaagttaaataatttcttcGTTAAGCTTCCTTCAACAGGTTAGGATCGGTTTATGGCCTATACAAAGcctgttcattacattttttgctcaaaatcaTTATTACGTAATGAGAGTTCAGTTGTTTCAGGGGCTCTGGctctgctggccacgcccccaactcagtgttttcatgtgaaaatggctgcaaacagatgcacaattatacaaccgtacatcattgaaaagcagaagtggagcctcctgcgtAACCAACAAGAGTGGATGGGAAGTCAACAACATAGCACTTTCtctcttccagcagccattgtacagctcatacagcagtaaaaccagctgagtaAATGTgctttggttgctaggcaaccgtGCAGTGTTCATAGATTGAGGTTTGGGAAATGGCTCTCTCTCCAGATGCCGGTTTTTTAAGCACTAGGACTGTTTTAGAATCAgatgagacccaaatggaagtataaaaatgcacaaaatgtgaattttgcacaatAGGTTCCctttaaagcaacatttacatAATGAAGTATTTCCGGTTGTGTTCTGGGCTCATCAGCATACAGGTGATTGTTTTGGTGAGGCAGGAGGACTTCAGCTCCCAGGATGCCTGAGCAGAGCAACGACTACCGGGTGGTGGTGTTCGGAGCAGGCGGGGTGGGGAAGAGTTCGCTCGTTCTTCGGTTTGTTAAAGGCACCTTCAGGGACACCTACATCCCCACGGTGGAGGACACCTACAGACAGGTGAGACACAAACAAGTCATTCTTGATTGTTCAGGAAAAACGTCTCCTAGGAGGCAAAACATCATGTCTTCATGTTTGGCCAAAAAATATTTGGCTAAAAagaatgaagacatgcagaaacTGAACCGCTGACCCAGATTGTGACCTGAATGAAGTGGATGTCTGTCGTCTCCGCAGGTGATCAGCTGCGACAAGAGTGTCTGCACGCTGCAGATCACTGACACGACAGGAAGTCACCAGTTCCCCGCCATGCAGCGGCTCTCCATCTCCAAAGGTCACGCCTTCATCCTGGTCTATTCCATCACCAGCCGCCAGTCCCTGGAGGAGCTCAAACCCATCTACCAACAGGTCCGTCTGCGCCCCTTCTGAGGAGCAGGAGGCTCAGAAGCCTGGTGTCGCAAAAAAGCCTCAAACcgaaaactaaaataacttcTAGAAATGTGGTTacatgttgtttattttgatatatCAGTTGTAGAAAACATTAGTATTAGTATTAATATATGTTTTAAGCTCAGGATTAAGATTAATTACtgaatttatttgtgaaaattcaCCACATTTTCACATGTTCACTTCCATGAATCAGGTGTAGTTCACACTTCGACCACTAGGTTGATATCTAAGCAGTTTTAATAGTACCTTGATTATAGATTAACCAATATTTCACTAGTCCATAAGGGTGAAGGCCCCCACAATCCCCAAGCGTTGATAACAGAATATTAGATTCTGCAGCGTTGAATCAAAAACTGTTGTTTCCAATCAACAGTTAAGATCATAAAACTCCTAATGGATCATTTTCAATGTTGTGATActtttaaaatccaaacataaatgccagaaaaatcCTACTGCcacagaaatgtatttgtgGAGGACTAGATGTTGAAATTTAACCAAAAAGTGCtttaatgaataataaagagtctacatttttttacaatttgttttatagttttccattttttccacttcaaatgtatatttgtttttcaattaaaatgtgttcGTATTAAAAGTGGGCAATATTTAATGTAGTTCATTAATAGGCCTATCGCAATAAGCCATAAATCCATTAGCAGCAATAATTAATACGGGCTCAATAATTatcatttttcccttttctctctttttaccaaaaactagatgataaaaatctttattctgatgttttggtctcaaccagccaTTATTTTTGCAGGACAGTTTTGTTAGAGACTttacaattttaattaattgtttctgttgttttattgatttattttggatattttaaatgtcttccagttccagtgttaaatattcattagaatttaaagtttattgagcTTTGAGAAtgtattattatgccattattaccattatgttacttgaaaattgtctcaaaacaacaatattatcgtttatcgcaataatttctgggacattttatcgtgacaggcctgcAGACAGCAATGTTTAGACCTACTGTACTTATAAGTAACTGATTAATCTGCAGATTCTGGCCATCAAAGGGAGCGTGGAGTCCATTCCCATCATGCTCGTGGGCAACAAGAGCGACGAGACAGCCCAGCGCGAGGTGGAGACCAAGGTGGGCGAGGCTCAGGCCACTTCCTGGAAATGCGCCTTCATGGAGACGTCAGCGAAGACGAACAGCAACGTGAAGGAGCTGTTCCAGGAGCTGCTGGCGCTGGAGAAGAAGCGGGACATGAGCCTGAGCATCGACGGGAAGCGCTCAGGAAAACAGAAACGAGCCGACAAGCTGAAGGGGAAGTGCAGCGTCATGTAGGGCGAGGGAGGCGCTGGCAGTCCGCCTCTCTGCCCCAGACGAACAAAACGCCTGGAACATTCACGCCGGGCCTGGACCGGACTGGGTCTCTGATCTGTACATATGAGCTCCACTGTTAACAACAGCAGGAAATCTGGACCTTAAGGACCCACAACGCCAACGTTTCTGTTTCTAAACGTTCCTGGACCTGGAAATACTGTAGGATTAAACAATCTGGTGTTTTCCTTCCCTTCTGACCATAACGGCAGAGTCAGTCCGTCGGTTTTACAGCATGCACCTCAACATGAAGGCCGGAGCTGCAGCGGACTCATTACTGACCATTTCTACGCTTGTATCTCTTCTCTGGCTGCTGGTATCCGGGAGGAAGTCTGGGAATTCTGATGCAACACATTAATAACCGTTTCTGGGACCAGAGGCTGAAGGTTGGAAGGCCAAAGGTCACCTGTTGGCAGAAAGGCCCTGTAGTATCTATAACAAGTTTTTGTTGGTGTGGGTCTGGGAAAAGAGTCATCAGAGATTTACACATTTCTGTtctattatttgttttgtttttgagattggacctgctggttctgatttcTCTCTCAGAACTTTAACACCTGAATAAAACAGGTGCATCGCCTGATCAACATGGTTCCAAGTTCTGCAAATCCTCGCTAAGGAACTGATTATTTGATCTGGCTTTGCCGAAGCAGAGATGGACCTAACAGTTCAGGAATAGTTCCCTTGGATTGGAGTTTCAGTCCTCAAGTGGTGGGCACAGCTATAACCGCTAATGCGCTAATAGCCGAGCTAATTCTTTTGTTTAGTGTTTGAAAACATctagcacacttagcttcccctaaataaaGTTTTCCAGAAGAAtgaatttacttggctgttttgtaaactttcagttgaataaaggtCAGCGTCTGTGTTGAAGTTCTGGTTATCCACTCTTAAGGTTTCTAATagtcatgctcttattttgacgTCTTATGCAGCagcttcacttcctgttctcatgttctgtgtttgtaaagaaacttttttttttttttttttttttttttattgataataaaGGGGTTTACAAAATAGCAGACTCAACGCAATAAGTAGCAAAACAGATAAGACAACAATGCCAGGGTGTTACATAGgaagcacaaataaaatgaaaagcaaataaataaataaaaaagttaacttAGAAAGATGTTAAAGCGAGAGCACATATCCACTGTCTTAATTGCTTTTCTATTCCTTGAATACTGGAGAGATGTAATATATTGTTTGAATTCCACTTTAAAGGCTGAAAAGCGAGGTTTCTGATTTGAGAATTTAGATTTATGTATATGATATTTTGCGACTAATAAAATTAGAttgataatataaaaatgtttggttttgttagtGGGATAAGAGAAGAATCcaaacaacatatttatataagtGAGGGAAAAGTTATCAAGAATTCTTTGGGAAATAAACGTACAAATATCTTGCCAGAAAATACAAGAGAAATA contains:
- the LOC102217498 gene encoding GTP-binding protein Di-Ras1-like, with amino-acid sequence MPEQSNDYRVVVFGAGGVGKSSLVLRFVKGTFRDTYIPTVEDTYRQVISCDKSVCTLQITDTTGSHQFPAMQRLSISKGHAFILVYSITSRQSLEELKPIYQQILAIKGSVESIPIMLVGNKSDETAQREVETKVGEAQATSWKCAFMETSAKTNSNVKELFQELLALEKKRDMSLSIDGKRSGKQKRADKLKGKCSVM